A single window of Mugil cephalus isolate CIBA_MC_2020 chromosome 1, CIBA_Mcephalus_1.1, whole genome shotgun sequence DNA harbors:
- the LOC125021132 gene encoding transcription factor HES-5-like yields MLMPGYKLKSSSSRDVRADRPEEAVLFTCTDMAPCSTANSSAHHISIKLRKPIVEKMRRDRINTCIEQLKTILEKEFHKQEPNSKLEKADILEMTVSFLRQQLRSRSHRGYSHSTHFVSGPSAQDQKLHLVQGSRTFSTVCSTSLQDSSSSSSSSLSKVWRPW; encoded by the exons ATGCTAATGCCGGGTTATAAATTGAagagcagctcctccagagacGTCAGAGCTGACAGACCTGAGGAAGCAGTTCTCTTCACCTGCACAGACATGGCTCCCTGCTCCACCGCCAATTCCTCCGCTCATCACATCAGCATCAAA CTGAGAAAACCCATCGTGGAGAAAATGCGCAGAGACCGCATCAACACCTGCATCGAGCAGCTCAAAACCATCCTGGAGAAGGAGTTTCACAAGCAGGAGCCCAACTCCAAGCTGGAGAAAGCCGACATCCTGGAGATGACCGTGAGCTTCCTGAGGCAGCAGCTTCGGTCGCGCTCCCACCGAGGCTACTCTCACTCCACGCACTTTGTCTCTGGTCCGTCCGCGCAAGACCAGAAGCTGCATCTGGTCCAGGGAAGCAGAACCTTCTCCACAGTCTGCTCCACCTCACTgcaggacagcagcagcagcagcagcagcagcctaaGCAAAGTGTGGAGGCCTTGGTAG
- the LOC125019707 gene encoding taste receptor type 1 member 1, whose amino-acid sequence MDMCGSVLLCCAWLMLQLADGELDYTSQGEGMQLQGDLSIAGLFPLHYADESRTGLPALAPCNEGTPNKHGFHLLQAFRFAVEEINNLTRPRSLLPGMKLGYQLYDICSNQASFLATLDLLAQQYRNISIPEADGDPGTNSSTGQKAVAVIGPDSSSKAFAPAALLGAYLIPQISYEASNELLSNKFLYPAFFRTIPSDKNQVAAMIQLLVRFNWTWIALLGSDNDYGLQGMQSLSQQASRYGICIAYQGIIPSFSKDTVHTMRTMVDSILTTKVNTIVVFSSKSKLRQFFPFVIERNVTDKVWIGTEDWSVATLISGIPGIHTVGTVLGVSVKYAAISGFEEFQKKALEASLQSGDAQEESGVPTGAGDVCLQSTGLHSLTRKNFSLEKYDITSSFNVYKAVYAVAHGLHTALGCDTGECRKRSIYPWELLSSLKRVHFSLDNSSVYFDVNGDPPTGYDIVTWIWRGREWSLRVVGSFTPDPVTLTLDAGQIEWHGEGDSTPVPLSICSPPCPVGHKKLLTGQHSCCFDCQACPAATFLNKSEPTLCQPCQPEQWSPPSSEQCLNRTVLLLAWDAPISVALLFFLAACVLMTSSSALILLVNLNTPVAKSAGGRTCLLMLAALTAAAMSSLCHFGRPTPLACILKQPLFIVSFTVCLACITVRSLQVVCIFKFASKLPPAYDKWAKNHGPEFTIFLVSVIILLISALRVALSPPQPSQDLEFYTDSIVVECSKTLSLGSGFELGYVSLLSVLCFSFTYMGKDLPANYNEAKCVTFSLMVYMISWMSFFTLYLISRSPLTMAAYVFATLFSVLAFLGGYFLPKIYIIVLRPQMNTTAHFQNCIQMYTMSKQ is encoded by the exons ATGGACATGTGTGGTTCTGTGCTTCTCTGCTGTGCTTGGCTGATGCTGCAGTTAGCCGACGGGGAACTAGATTACACCTCTCAGGGAGAGGGGATGCAGTTGCAGGGAGACCTCTCCATCGCTGGACTCTTTCCCCTCCACTACGCTGATGAATCAAGAACTGGTTTGCCTGCTTTGGCTCCATGCAATGA GGGTACACCCAACAAGCACGGGTTTCACTTGTTGCAAGCCTTCAGATTTGCTGTGGAAGAAATAAACAACCTCACCAGACCACGGTCTCTCTTACCTGGGATGAAGCTCGGCTATCAGCTGTATGACATCTGCTCAAACCAAGCCAGCTTCCTGGCCACTCTGGACCTGCTGGCACAGCAGTACCGGAATATTTCTATCCCTGAGGCGGATGGAGACCCAGGTACAAACTCCAGCACAGGTCAAAAAGCAGTGGCTGTGATTGgacctgacagcagcagcaaggcGTTCGCCCCTGCTGCCTTACTGGGGGCCTATCTTATACCACAG ATCTCCTACGAGGCGTCCAATGAATTGCTGAGCAACAAGTTCCTCTACCCAGCCTTCTTCAGAACAATTCCCAGTGACAAGAACCAGGTGGCAGCTATGATCCAGCTCCTGGTTCGTTTCAACTGGACCTGGATTGCCCTCTTGGGCAGCGACAATGACTACGGTTTGCAGGGCATGCAGAGCCTGTCCCAGCAAGCGTCACGCTACGGCATCTGCATCGCCTACCAGGGAATCATCCCCTCTTTCAGCAAAGACACGGTCCACACCATGAGGACCATGGTGGACAGCATACTCACCACCAAAGTCAACACCATCGTGGTGTTCTCCAGCAAGTCGAAACTCAGACAGTTCTTCCCCTTTGTCATCGAGCGGAACGTCACAGATAAGGTGTGGATTGGGACGGAGGACTGGTCGGTGGCCACGCTCATATCAGGGATACCCGGGATCCACACCGTGGGCACTGTGCTCGGCGTGTCGGTCAAATACGCAGCCATTTCCGGATTTGAGGAGTTTCAGAAAAAGGCTCTCGAGGCTTCGCTGCAAAGCGGCGACGCCCAGGAGGAGTCTGGCGTTCCCACGGGCGCAGGAGACGTCTGCTTACAGAGCACGGGCCTGCACAGCCTCACCAGGAAGAATTTCTCTCTGGAGAAATATGacatcacctcctccttcaaCGTGTACAAGGCGGTGTACGCCGTGGCTCATGGTCTGCACACAGCACTTGGCTGTGACACTGGAGAGTGCAGAAAGAGAAGCATATACCCGTGGGAG CTTCTGTCGAGTCTCAAGCGGGTGCACTTCTCTCTGGACAACTCCTCCGTGTACTTTGATGTGAACGGCGACCCCCCCACAGGATATGATATCGTTACCTGGATTTGGAGGGGGAGGGAGTGGTCTCTCAGAGTGGTGGGCTCCTTCACACCAGATCCGGTGACGCTCACACTTGATGCCGGTCAAATTGAATGGCACGGCGAGGGAGACTCAACACCG GTGCCGCTGTCCATCTGCTCTCCTCCCTGTCCAGTGGGTCACAAGAAGCTGCTGACGGGGCAGCACTCATGCTGCTTTGACTGCCAGGCCTGTCCTGCAGCAACATTTCTCAATAAAAGTG AACCCACTCTATGCCAGCCATGTCAGCCAGAGCAGTGGTCCCCCCCGAGCAGCGAGCAGTGTCTGAACAGAACGGTCCTGCTGCTGGCCTGGGACGCCCCCATCTCCGTCGCCCTGCTCTTTTTTCTGGCCGCCTGTGTTCTCATGACCTCCAGCTCCGCACTAATCCTCCTGgtcaacctgaacacgcccgtgGCCAAGTCAGCTGGAGGCCGCACCTGCCTCCTGATGCTGGCAGCCCTGACGGCCGCCGCTATGAGCTCTTTGTGCCACTTTGGCCGGCCGACCCCTCTGGCCTGCATCCTCAAGCAGCCCCTATTCATCGTCAGCTTCACCGTGTGTCTGGCCTGCATCACCGTGCGCTCCCTCCAGGTCGTCTGCATTTTCAAATTTGCATCCAAGCTGCCGCCGGCCTACGACAAATGGGCAAAAAACCACGGGCCGGAGTTCACCATCTTTCTGGTGTCCGTCATCATCCTGCTTATTTCTGCTCTCCGCGTGGCCCTGAGCCCTCCCCAGCCTTCCCAGGATCTTGAGTTCTACACAGACAGCATTGTGGTGGAATGCAGCAAAACCCTGTCGCTCGGGTCAGGCTTCGAGCTCGGTTACGTGTCGCTGCTCAGCgtcctctgcttctctttcacgTACATGGGGAAAGACCTGCCAGCCAACTACAACGAGGCCAAGTGTGTCACCTTCAGCCTCATGGTGTACATGATCTCCTGGATGAGCTTCTTCACCCTCTACCTCATCAGCCGGAGCCCGTTGACCATGGCCGCGTACGTGTTCGCTACGCTCTTCAGCGTCCTGGCCTTCCTCGGAGGATACTTCCTGCCCAAAATCTACATCATCGTCCTGAGGCCACAGATGAACACGACTGCACATTTCCAGAACTGCATTCAAATGTACACCATGAGCAAACAGTGA
- the her12 gene encoding hairy-related 12: MAPSSTSHSSVHHIRISEKDNIKLRKPIVEKMRRDRINTCIEQLKIILEKEFHKQEPNSKLEKADILEMTVSFLRQQLRSGLCQSDFNQGYSHCWRDSMHFLSAEPSVVIPLQDQKLHQARRAGSSSPVCSTFRSTSLQDSTGTSTGSSSSSGSGSRGPVWRPW, encoded by the exons ATGGCTCCCAGCTCCACCAGCCACTCCTCCGTCCACCACATCAGGATCTCTGAGAAAGACAACATCAAA CTGAGAAAACCCATCGTGGAGAAAATGCGCAGAGACCGCATCAACACCTGCATCGAGCAGCTCAAAATCATCCTGGAGAAGGAGTTCCACAAGCAGGAGCCCAACTCCAAGCTGGAGAAAGCCGACATCCTGGAGATGACCGTGAGCTTCCTGAGGCAGCAGCTTCGGTCGGGCCTCTGCCAGAGCGACTTCAACCAAGGCTACTCTCACTGCTGGAGGGACTCCATGCACTTCCTCTCCGCAGAGCCCTCCGTCGTCATCCCTCTGCAGGACCAGAAGCTCCACCAGGCCCGGAGAGCCGGCAGCTCCTCCCCGGTCTGCTCCACGTTCAGATCCACCTCACTGCAGGACAGCACCGGCACCAGcaccggcagcagcagcagcagcggcagcggcagcagaggCCCGGTGTGGAGGCCTTGGTAG